One region of Xylanimonas ulmi genomic DNA includes:
- a CDS encoding TIGR03089 family protein has translation MNVLVREPGRPRLTWYGDDGERVELSGAVLVNWVSKTANLLVEEFDSGPGRRALIDLPPHWRAGVWALGALRTGATVLLPGADGECPDQRPADVTVTTRPDGRAGDVVAVALPALARRFDGDLPPGAIDAASAVMTYADTVIWAPEADPSEPAIIAPAVTAPVQGVLYGDLTDWAAGAPEAAAAAPARVLLDGRAPLVDTLRAALGLWAAGGSVVLTSPATAAALDADPARRERLVAQESITA, from the coding sequence ATGAATGTCCTGGTCAGAGAGCCTGGACGACCGCGTCTGACGTGGTATGGAGACGATGGGGAACGCGTCGAGCTGTCCGGAGCGGTGCTGGTGAACTGGGTGAGCAAGACCGCCAATCTGCTGGTCGAGGAGTTCGACTCCGGTCCGGGTCGGCGCGCGCTGATCGACCTGCCCCCACACTGGCGCGCCGGGGTGTGGGCCCTGGGCGCGCTGCGCACGGGCGCGACCGTGCTGCTGCCTGGCGCCGACGGCGAGTGCCCCGACCAGCGCCCGGCGGACGTGACCGTCACCACTCGTCCCGACGGGCGCGCGGGCGACGTCGTCGCCGTCGCGCTGCCCGCGCTCGCACGCCGCTTCGACGGCGACCTGCCCCCCGGGGCTATCGACGCCGCGTCCGCGGTCATGACCTACGCCGACACCGTGATCTGGGCGCCCGAGGCCGACCCGAGCGAGCCGGCGATCATCGCGCCCGCCGTGACGGCGCCCGTGCAGGGTGTGTTGTACGGGGACCTGACCGACTGGGCGGCGGGCGCGCCTGAGGCGGCCGCCGCCGCGCCCGCGCGCGTGCTGCTCGACGGGCGCGCCCCGCTGGTCGACACGCTGCGCGCGGCGCTCGGACTGTGGGCCGCGGGCGGCTCGGTGGTGCTGACGTCTCCCGCGACGGCCGCCGCACTCGACGCGGATCCCGCTCGTCGCGAGCGCCTGGTCGCGCAGGAGTCGATCACCGCCTGA
- a CDS encoding WhiB family transcriptional regulator: protein MWNLLEEDDFPSDAQRAPERVAPVLPLFGTPIDDETLLGWQDRALCAQTDPEAFFPEKGGSTRDAKKVCAGCEVRAECLEYALANDERFGIWGGLSERERRKLKRRAV, encoded by the coding sequence ATGTGGAACCTGCTCGAAGAGGACGACTTCCCGTCCGACGCGCAACGCGCGCCGGAGCGTGTCGCTCCGGTGCTCCCGCTGTTCGGCACGCCCATCGACGACGAGACGTTGCTGGGCTGGCAGGACAGGGCGCTGTGCGCTCAGACCGACCCGGAGGCGTTCTTCCCCGAGAAGGGTGGCTCGACCCGCGACGCCAAGAAGGTGTGCGCCGGCTGCGAGGTGCGCGCGGAGTGCCTGGAGTACGCGCTCGCGAACGACGAGCGGTTCGGCATCTGGGGCGGCCTGTCCGAGCGCGAGCGCCGCAAGCTCAAGCGCCGCGCGGTGTAG
- a CDS encoding DUF3499 domain-containing protein: MRSVRQCSRTACQRAAVATLTYVYADSTAVLGPLAQHAEPHSYDLCAEHAERLTAPRGWEVVRLTPQYADAGPTPDDLSALAEAVREAGRVRRPVEPEQGSVETSRRGHLRVLRADGAE; encoded by the coding sequence GTGAGATCGGTCAGGCAGTGCTCGCGCACGGCATGCCAGCGTGCAGCCGTCGCGACCCTTACCTACGTGTACGCGGACTCGACCGCGGTGCTCGGCCCGCTGGCCCAGCACGCCGAGCCGCACAGCTACGACCTGTGCGCGGAGCACGCCGAGCGGTTGACGGCGCCGCGCGGCTGGGAGGTCGTGCGGCTGACGCCGCAGTACGCGGACGCCGGGCCCACGCCCGACGACCTGTCCGCGCTGGCCGAGGCCGTGCGCGAGGCGGGACGCGTGCGCCGTCCGGTCGAGCCCGAGCAGGGCTCGGTCGAGACCTCCCGGCGCGGGCACCTGCGCGTGCTGCGCGCGGACGGCGCCGAGTAG
- the manA gene encoding mannose-6-phosphate isomerase, class I, with amino-acid sequence MTTTNEPRGRSVYTLDNPIQHYDWGSGTQLHELLGDAPDGRPAAELWLGAHASAPSLARDRHGATEPLDALIRSDPERMLGKRVSDEYGPRLPYLLKVLAADRALSLQVHPKPHLARAGFNRENARGVPLDAPHRSFRDDQHKPELIVAVSQFEALAGFRNPRSITSLLDGLDGPLVDAVRDELARDRSARGLRAAFSRLLAARDDDACAAQLERTIASVRARAEAGSRFGRADATVLRLAQEHPGDPGAIASLMLNRVTLEPGEALFLAAGEIHAYLSGLGVEVMASSDNVLRAGLTTKHVDEAALFEAASFEPRPPLAPHLDLAGSRGQSVTFRPPVREFALTLIDVDESESVPLAPTGPRTVICLDGEVEVVDAGGRTKLGRGGSVFVAHDAGAASVEGSGLVACAWVP; translated from the coding sequence ATGACGACGACGAACGAGCCTCGCGGGCGCTCGGTCTACACGCTGGACAACCCGATCCAGCACTACGACTGGGGCTCGGGGACGCAGTTGCACGAGTTGCTGGGCGACGCGCCGGACGGGCGACCCGCCGCCGAGTTGTGGCTGGGGGCGCACGCGAGCGCACCGTCGCTGGCCCGCGACCGCCACGGCGCGACGGAGCCGCTCGACGCGCTCATCCGCTCTGACCCCGAGCGCATGCTCGGCAAGCGCGTCTCGGACGAGTACGGGCCGCGGCTTCCGTACCTGCTCAAGGTGCTCGCAGCAGACCGTGCGCTGTCCTTGCAGGTTCACCCCAAGCCGCACCTGGCCCGCGCGGGGTTCAACCGCGAGAACGCGCGCGGCGTCCCGCTCGACGCACCCCACCGCTCGTTCCGGGACGACCAGCACAAGCCCGAGCTCATCGTCGCCGTCTCACAGTTCGAGGCGCTGGCCGGGTTCCGCAACCCGCGCAGCATCACCTCGCTGCTCGACGGGCTCGACGGCCCCTTGGTCGACGCCGTGCGCGACGAGCTCGCGCGAGACCGGTCCGCGCGCGGCCTGCGTGCGGCGTTCTCGCGCCTGCTCGCGGCGCGCGACGACGACGCCTGCGCCGCTCAACTCGAGCGCACCATCGCGTCGGTGCGCGCCCGCGCCGAGGCGGGATCGCGCTTCGGCCGCGCCGACGCCACGGTGCTGCGCCTCGCCCAGGAGCACCCCGGCGACCCGGGCGCCATCGCGTCCCTCATGCTCAACCGCGTCACGCTCGAGCCGGGCGAGGCGCTGTTCCTCGCCGCGGGCGAGATCCACGCGTACCTGTCCGGGCTCGGCGTCGAGGTCATGGCCAGCAGCGACAACGTGCTGCGCGCGGGCCTGACCACCAAACATGTCGACGAGGCGGCGCTGTTCGAGGCGGCGTCCTTCGAACCGCGCCCACCGCTGGCGCCGCACCTGGACCTCGCCGGATCGCGCGGACAGTCGGTGACGTTCCGCCCGCCGGTGCGTGAGTTCGCGCTGACGCTCATCGACGTCGACGAGTCCGAGTCGGTGCCGCTCGCGCCGACGGGTCCGCGCACGGTCATCTGCCTCGATGGTGAGGTGGAGGTGGTCGACGCCGGGGGGCGAACGAAACTGGGCCGGGGCGGGTCGGTGTTCGTCGCCCACGACGCCGGCGCGGCGTCGGTCGAGGGATCAGGCCTCGTGGCCTGCGCCTGGGTTCCCTGA
- a CDS encoding glycosyltransferase family 2 protein, with translation MTAVVVTRGRSPFLPTTLAALARQDHAPDDVVVVDVDAPRSTGSTLGLRLEGARFVAAEGARTFGEAVDIALAAGVAPTDGWLWLLHDDSAPDPGALGVLLRAVEHTKAVAIAGAKQRRWPVADDGSVLDPFAEPGRGVLVEVGHTVSPLGRRMTGIDDTEIDQGQHDAREDVLAVGLAGALVRTRVWRELGGTDPEYGLYGDGLDLCRRAWRAGHRVVVVPEAVVRHAQASLLGVRGAQGRTPDEGASSGARRRSQLHHRLVHVPGALLVPAILGMLLWAPFAAMYRLALKHPGRARDEIVAALWNAVRLGPLMRARRRAARTSTQPRRALRPLLATWRQVYSERRDVRLSRAEANRTRWAPSELERAELRRIALRRRAGLTVALLATGGLAVAVFGAWQGVLAQGGRVVGGALLPAPGGASDVWTAATSGWVATGLGARVPADPLLLPLTALSWLAGGSLQTAVNLLVVSALPLAALGAWFAAGALTRSTWPRLVAALAWTAAPAFLDSLAAGRLGTVLAHLTLPWVALALVRAVGAQARDEVDVPESANPDPEARSRQRWRRERARHGSLGAAGAAGLLLAVAVCGAPVLLPVAAVAVLVAIVAAPRGRRKLPLALVPALAVGAPFWLLVVRTWSDGGWRLLFAEPGADVASQAAPTGWQLLLGQAQAPGAWFGASDGAHPVLHAAAQIAPYVLGGILLVLALAALVRRRVLAGTRTAWLLAAIGLVAGMGAVAVGQWPGVGASVVLLGLGGAALLGVPAQREAVAERTRWSRVRSGAVALGVGALVLLPGAGAGSWAWGAVDGRDVGDLRATATPVVPAVGQQIQGAGRGARVLQVTRDEQGVLGYALLRADGSALVDSSVVVRARDAGVVVGPERAGRARLDALVAELGSGQAPGLAARLADVGVGAVQAPPDADPDLVTTLDMVPGLQRVTEGAGTRLWRVAVADEPAPGWARVTDGAPTARERPTTLAVLPSDGRSVRTDAPAASSPDQERTLVLAAVADSGWRATLDGRRLPVVEADGLQAFAMPAEGGALVVEHVTSRQPWWFAAAGAVLLVYVLLALPVGRRRGR, from the coding sequence GTGACGGCAGTCGTGGTCACCCGTGGGCGCAGTCCCTTCCTGCCCACCACGCTGGCCGCCCTTGCCCGCCAGGACCACGCGCCCGACGACGTCGTCGTGGTCGACGTCGACGCGCCACGATCGACCGGATCGACGCTCGGCCTACGCCTCGAAGGCGCGCGATTCGTGGCCGCCGAGGGTGCGCGCACCTTCGGCGAGGCCGTCGACATCGCGCTCGCGGCGGGCGTCGCGCCCACCGATGGCTGGCTGTGGCTGTTGCATGACGACTCCGCGCCCGACCCAGGGGCCCTCGGCGTGCTGTTGCGCGCGGTCGAGCACACCAAGGCCGTCGCGATCGCCGGCGCCAAGCAGCGGCGTTGGCCCGTGGCCGACGACGGGAGCGTGCTCGACCCGTTCGCCGAGCCCGGCCGCGGCGTGCTCGTGGAGGTGGGTCACACCGTCTCGCCCCTCGGGCGGCGCATGACGGGCATCGACGACACCGAGATCGACCAGGGACAGCACGACGCGCGCGAGGACGTGCTCGCCGTCGGGCTGGCGGGCGCACTGGTCCGCACGCGCGTGTGGCGGGAGCTGGGCGGCACCGACCCCGAGTACGGCCTGTACGGCGACGGCCTCGACCTGTGCCGCCGCGCCTGGCGCGCGGGCCACCGCGTCGTCGTCGTGCCCGAGGCGGTCGTTCGCCACGCGCAGGCCTCGCTGCTGGGCGTGCGCGGCGCCCAGGGGCGCACGCCCGACGAGGGCGCCTCGTCGGGCGCTCGCCGACGCAGCCAGCTGCACCATCGGCTCGTGCACGTGCCGGGCGCGCTGCTCGTGCCCGCGATCCTCGGAATGCTGCTGTGGGCGCCGTTCGCGGCGATGTACCGGCTCGCGCTCAAACATCCGGGGCGCGCGCGCGACGAGATCGTCGCCGCGCTGTGGAACGCCGTCCGGCTCGGGCCGCTCATGCGCGCCAGGCGGAGGGCCGCGCGCACCTCGACCCAGCCGCGCCGTGCGCTGCGACCACTGCTGGCCACCTGGCGGCAGGTCTACTCCGAGCGGCGCGACGTGCGGCTCTCGCGCGCCGAGGCGAACCGCACGAGGTGGGCGCCGAGCGAGCTCGAACGCGCCGAGCTGCGCCGCATCGCGCTGCGGCGCCGCGCGGGGCTGACGGTCGCGCTGCTCGCGACCGGTGGGCTCGCCGTCGCCGTCTTCGGAGCGTGGCAGGGCGTGCTCGCCCAGGGTGGCCGCGTCGTGGGCGGTGCGCTGCTGCCCGCGCCCGGTGGGGCCAGCGATGTGTGGACCGCCGCCACCTCGGGCTGGGTCGCCACCGGCTTGGGCGCGCGCGTCCCCGCCGACCCGCTGCTGCTGCCGCTGACCGCGCTGTCGTGGCTCGCGGGCGGGTCGCTGCAGACCGCCGTGAATCTGCTCGTGGTGAGCGCGCTGCCGCTCGCCGCCCTCGGCGCGTGGTTCGCCGCTGGGGCGCTGACGCGCTCGACGTGGCCGCGCCTCGTCGCGGCGCTCGCCTGGACCGCCGCCCCGGCGTTCCTCGACTCGCTTGCGGCGGGCCGCCTCGGCACGGTGCTCGCGCACCTCACGCTGCCGTGGGTCGCGCTCGCGCTCGTGCGCGCCGTGGGCGCGCAGGCGCGCGACGAGGTCGACGTGCCCGAGTCCGCCAACCCTGACCCCGAGGCGCGCAGCCGACAGCGCTGGCGGCGCGAACGCGCCCGCCACGGCTCGCTGGGCGCCGCCGGCGCCGCGGGTCTGCTGCTGGCCGTCGCCGTGTGCGGCGCCCCCGTGCTCCTGCCGGTCGCCGCGGTGGCCGTGCTCGTCGCGATCGTGGCGGCGCCGCGCGGACGGCGCAAGCTGCCGCTCGCGCTCGTGCCGGCGCTCGCCGTCGGCGCGCCCTTCTGGCTCTTGGTGGTCCGCACCTGGTCCGACGGCGGCTGGCGTCTGCTGTTCGCGGAGCCGGGCGCCGACGTCGCGTCCCAGGCCGCGCCGACGGGGTGGCAGCTGCTGCTCGGGCAGGCCCAGGCGCCGGGCGCGTGGTTCGGCGCGAGCGACGGCGCCCACCCCGTGCTCCACGCGGCCGCGCAGATCGCCCCCTATGTGCTCGGTGGGATTCTGCTCGTGCTGGCCCTCGCCGCGCTGGTGCGCCGGCGCGTGCTCGCCGGAACCCGCACGGCCTGGCTCCTGGCCGCGATCGGCCTGGTGGCGGGAATGGGCGCCGTCGCCGTGGGGCAGTGGCCGGGCGTCGGCGCGAGCGTCGTCCTGCTCGGGCTGGGCGGAGCGGCCCTGCTGGGTGTGCCGGCGCAGCGTGAGGCGGTCGCCGAGCGCACCCGGTGGTCGCGCGTGCGCTCAGGCGCCGTGGCCCTCGGCGTCGGCGCGCTCGTGCTGCTGCCCGGGGCGGGCGCCGGCTCGTGGGCGTGGGGGGCCGTGGACGGCCGCGACGTGGGCGACCTGCGCGCCACGGCCACCCCCGTCGTACCCGCGGTGGGCCAGCAGATCCAAGGCGCCGGGCGCGGCGCCCGCGTGCTCCAGGTCACCCGTGACGAGCAGGGTGTGCTCGGCTACGCGCTCCTGCGCGCCGACGGGAGCGCACTCGTCGACTCCTCGGTGGTGGTGCGCGCGCGTGACGCGGGCGTCGTCGTCGGCCCCGAGCGCGCCGGCCGCGCACGCCTCGACGCGCTGGTCGCCGAACTTGGCTCAGGGCAGGCGCCCGGCCTGGCCGCGCGGCTCGCCGACGTCGGCGTGGGCGCCGTCCAGGCGCCCCCCGACGCCGACCCCGACCTGGTGACGACACTCGACATGGTGCCCGGACTGCAGCGCGTGACCGAGGGCGCCGGGACGCGGCTGTGGCGGGTCGCCGTCGCCGACGAGCCCGCCCCCGGTTGGGCGCGCGTGACCGACGGCGCGCCGACGGCGAGGGAACGTCCGACGACGCTCGCGGTGCTGCCCTCCGACGGCCGTTCGGTGCGCACCGACGCGCCGGCCGCGTCGTCGCCCGACCAGGAGCGCACCCTCGTGCTCGCCGCGGTCGCCGACTCGGGCTGGCGTGCCACGCTCGACGGGCGCCGTCTGCCCGTGGTGGAGGCCGATGGGCTCCAGGCGTTCGCCATGCCCGCCGAGGGCGGCGCGCTCGTGGTCGAGCACGTCACCTCGCGCCAGCCGTGGTGGTTCGCCGCGGCCGGCGCCGTCCTGCTCGTGTACGTGCTGCTGGCCCTGCCTGTCGGGCGCCGGCGGGGGAGGTGA
- a CDS encoding class I SAM-dependent methyltransferase has translation MPLPPLTPYARLRWDLASRLVARALPSPGARVLEVGCGQGAVGVRLAQRHHYTGVELDGASVAVARGRAAAAGVEATLVHGPLASIDAAGFDLVCAFEVVEHIDDDAAALAEWVARLRPGGTLLISTPAWPSRFGAMDEAVGHFRRYAPDALAGMLADAGLADVGTRLYGMPLGYALEAVRNRIAARRPDVREEAVADRTARSGRLFQPSTAVQGAVIAAGTWPFRMAQRAFPHQGTGLLAWGSAPAR, from the coding sequence GTGCCACTGCCGCCGCTGACCCCGTATGCCCGACTGCGCTGGGACCTCGCCTCGCGCCTCGTCGCCCGCGCCCTGCCGTCCCCCGGCGCGCGCGTGCTCGAGGTCGGCTGCGGTCAGGGCGCCGTCGGCGTCCGGCTCGCGCAGCGGCACCACTACACGGGTGTCGAACTGGACGGCGCCAGCGTCGCGGTCGCGCGCGGGCGCGCCGCCGCGGCGGGCGTCGAGGCGACGCTCGTGCACGGCCCGCTCGCCTCGATCGACGCGGCCGGGTTCGACCTGGTGTGCGCGTTCGAGGTCGTCGAGCACATCGACGACGACGCCGCCGCGCTCGCCGAGTGGGTCGCGCGGCTGCGGCCAGGCGGCACGCTGCTGATCTCGACCCCCGCGTGGCCCTCGCGCTTCGGCGCGATGGACGAGGCCGTGGGGCACTTTCGCCGCTACGCGCCGGACGCGCTCGCCGGGATGCTGGCCGACGCCGGCCTGGCCGACGTCGGCACGCGCCTGTACGGGATGCCGCTGGGCTACGCGCTGGAGGCGGTGCGCAACCGGATCGCGGCCCGGCGGCCCGACGTGCGCGAGGAGGCGGTGGCCGATCGCACCGCGCGCAGCGGGCGGCTGTTCCAGCCGTCGACGGCCGTGCAGGGCGCCGTCATCGCGGCCGGAACGTGGCCGTTCCGGATGGCGCAGCGGGCGTTCCCGCACCAGGGGACCGGGCTGCTGGCATGGGGGAGCGCTCCGGCGAGGTGA
- a CDS encoding DUF5719 family protein gives MARSFLRALGATSTAAVAVGAVAVATLYAGPWASALDGAGAHEGDGVRQVGVTPAPVQLVCPPAATLPEGADVGDTQFSAAPVSTTSSLAAGVLSAGDTGARWGALGGQGAALTVGADAAAHVGDPGAAGSVLQAQPVAGAPFRAAAAQASVTTGGDLRGLAAASCAAPAISQWIVGGSTEVGSTAVLTVQNPSASTATVTLDVYGPAGKVALGSQGAFVLGAGQSATTRIEAVAPDQRRVVVHVTSTGARVAASLQVQSLDGLVPQGVDILTPGAAPSTSVAIAGLLSGGEALDDPRAPVLRLLAPDDGGTAHVSIYGKDGLARLRGAESVALEPGVVTDLPLGGLAAGGYGIVIDADVPVLAAASLTRSGPVPDDAVVQGLPYDVAWQAGQPLPDPGLGAQAALPGGTSAVVAVTAVPDERGATPPSGKASAVVRVYGSDGSALGEQTLTLDVGTVARVPVTSIAPHGTPALVVVDAGEDDRIAWAVELTAEDGSEQSERLVASLAPTASVPAPGAASVREVDAQG, from the coding sequence ATGGCCCGCTCGTTCCTGCGCGCGCTCGGCGCGACGTCGACGGCGGCCGTCGCCGTCGGCGCCGTGGCCGTCGCCACGCTGTACGCCGGGCCGTGGGCCAGCGCGCTCGACGGCGCCGGCGCGCACGAGGGCGACGGCGTCCGGCAGGTCGGCGTCACGCCCGCACCCGTCCAACTCGTGTGCCCGCCCGCCGCGACGCTTCCGGAGGGGGCCGACGTCGGCGACACCCAGTTCTCCGCCGCCCCGGTGAGCACGACCTCGTCGCTCGCGGCGGGTGTGCTCTCCGCCGGGGACACCGGCGCGCGGTGGGGAGCGCTCGGCGGCCAGGGCGCGGCGCTGACCGTCGGCGCGGACGCCGCGGCGCACGTCGGCGACCCCGGAGCCGCGGGCAGCGTGCTGCAGGCCCAGCCTGTGGCGGGCGCGCCGTTCCGCGCCGCGGCGGCCCAGGCGTCGGTGACGACGGGCGGCGACCTGCGCGGCCTCGCGGCCGCATCATGCGCGGCGCCCGCGATCTCGCAATGGATCGTCGGCGGCAGCACCGAGGTCGGCTCGACGGCGGTGCTGACCGTGCAGAACCCGAGCGCCAGCACAGCGACCGTGACGCTCGACGTGTACGGACCCGCCGGCAAGGTGGCCCTCGGCAGCCAGGGCGCATTCGTGCTCGGCGCCGGTCAGTCGGCAACGACCCGCATCGAGGCCGTCGCGCCCGACCAGCGGCGCGTGGTGGTGCACGTGACCTCGACGGGCGCGCGCGTCGCGGCGAGCCTGCAGGTCCAGAGCCTCGACGGACTCGTGCCGCAGGGGGTCGACATCCTGACGCCCGGCGCGGCGCCGTCGACCTCGGTGGCGATCGCCGGGCTGCTGTCGGGCGGCGAGGCGCTCGATGACCCGCGCGCGCCGGTGCTGCGTCTGCTCGCCCCCGACGACGGCGGCACGGCGCACGTGAGCATCTACGGCAAGGACGGCCTCGCGCGACTGCGCGGCGCCGAGAGCGTCGCGCTCGAGCCGGGCGTCGTGACCGACCTGCCGCTCGGCGGCCTCGCCGCCGGGGGGTACGGCATCGTGATCGACGCGGACGTGCCGGTGCTCGCCGCCGCGAGCCTCACGCGCAGCGGGCCGGTGCCCGACGACGCCGTCGTCCAGGGATTGCCGTACGACGTCGCGTGGCAGGCGGGCCAGCCGCTGCCCGATCCGGGATTGGGCGCGCAGGCCGCGCTGCCCGGGGGGACCTCGGCGGTCGTCGCGGTCACCGCCGTTCCCGACGAGCGCGGCGCCACCCCGCCGTCGGGCAAGGCCAGCGCGGTCGTGCGCGTCTACGGCAGCGACGGCTCGGCGCTCGGCGAGCAGACCCTCACGCTCGACGTGGGGACCGTCGCGCGCGTCCCGGTCACCTCGATCGCCCCGCACGGCACGCCGGCCCTGGTCGTCGTCGACGCGGGCGAGGACGACCGGATCGCCTGGGCCGTGGAGCTCACGGCCGAGGACGGCAGCGAGCAGAGCGAGCGCCTGGTGGCGTCGTTGGCGCCGACGGCGTCCGTGCCCGCGCCGGGCGCGGCCAGCGTGCGCGAGGTCGACGCGCAGGGGTGA
- a CDS encoding lysylphosphatidylglycerol synthase domain-containing protein yields MSAVTGARRIAGRALPVLRSPAVRWAFLLGAVALAVVAVVASWPDLVAAARRMPGSHLAGAGAVGVVYVWCTFLSWRALLADLGSPLPLRPALAVFGISQIGKYVPGGVWNVVAAAEIGADHKVPRSRSLAGMALAVLLGVVTGAVVAAVCLPIAGAGGLGRWSWIAWAAPVLVVLLVPTVLGRLVGAGLRFLRRPPMERPLSWTGLGSAVGWSLLSWALAGLHVWLLATGLGLEASARTLTLMVGGYAIAWIAGFVVVFVPAGAGVREAVLLALLAGLLPHAEVLLVVLLTRVLLTVVDLLFAGAGALVRPARAR; encoded by the coding sequence GTGAGCGCGGTGACCGGCGCCCGGCGGATCGCGGGCCGCGCGCTGCCCGTGCTGCGCTCGCCCGCCGTGCGGTGGGCGTTCCTGCTCGGGGCGGTCGCGCTCGCCGTCGTCGCGGTCGTCGCGTCGTGGCCCGACCTGGTCGCGGCCGCGCGCCGCATGCCGGGCTCCCACCTGGCCGGGGCCGGGGCCGTCGGCGTGGTCTACGTGTGGTGCACCTTCCTGTCGTGGCGGGCGCTGCTGGCCGATCTCGGCTCGCCGCTGCCGCTGCGGCCCGCGCTCGCGGTGTTCGGCATCAGCCAGATCGGCAAATACGTGCCGGGCGGGGTGTGGAACGTGGTCGCGGCCGCCGAGATCGGCGCCGACCACAAGGTTCCGCGCTCGCGCTCGCTGGCCGGCATGGCCCTGGCCGTGCTGCTCGGGGTGGTCACGGGCGCCGTGGTGGCCGCGGTGTGCCTGCCCATCGCCGGGGCCGGCGGGCTGGGCCGCTGGTCGTGGATCGCGTGGGCGGCGCCCGTGCTGGTGGTGCTGCTCGTGCCCACCGTGCTGGGCCGCCTCGTGGGCGCCGGACTGCGGTTCCTGCGCCGTCCGCCGATGGAGCGGCCGCTGAGCTGGACCGGGCTGGGGTCGGCCGTCGGCTGGTCGCTCCTGAGTTGGGCGCTGGCGGGGCTGCACGTGTGGCTGCTGGCGACCGGTCTGGGCCTGGAGGCGAGCGCGCGCACGCTCACGCTCATGGTCGGCGGGTACGCGATCGCATGGATCGCGGGGTTCGTCGTCGTGTTCGTCCCCGCGGGCGCCGGCGTGCGCGAGGCCGTGCTGCTCGCGCTCCTGGCGGGGCTGCTGCCGCACGCCGAGGTGCTGCTCGTCGTGCTGCTCACGCGCGTGCTGCTCACCGTCGTCGACCTGCTGTTCGCTGGGGCTGGAGCCCTGGTTCGGCCCGCACGCGCCCGCTAG
- a CDS encoding metallopeptidase family protein — MGLFGSSRGSSPTPRPHGHSRRLRTGTGAAPDLDASAAPSRADLSALPVRRRDRRGRGPRGPLMPPGLPAHRTRAEQFDDLVLDAVEDVEHDWERQLTGTEFAVEDVPPSDPAPWEDGGVPLGRCFPAQSGQPARVVVYRRPIELRAEDPEDLADLVHDVVVEQVAHLLARTPEEIDPHFEGR, encoded by the coding sequence GTGGGACTTTTCGGCTCCTCGCGCGGCTCGTCGCCGACCCCGCGACCGCACGGGCACTCGCGTCGACTGCGCACGGGGACGGGCGCAGCCCCTGACCTCGACGCGTCCGCCGCGCCGTCGCGGGCCGACCTGTCCGCCCTGCCCGTCCGACGGCGCGACCGCCGCGGACGCGGGCCACGCGGCCCGCTGATGCCTCCGGGTCTGCCCGCGCACCGCACGCGCGCCGAGCAGTTCGACGATCTGGTGCTCGACGCGGTCGAGGACGTCGAGCACGACTGGGAGCGCCAGCTCACGGGAACCGAGTTCGCGGTCGAGGACGTGCCGCCCTCCGACCCGGCGCCCTGGGAGGACGGCGGGGTGCCGCTCGGGCGCTGCTTCCCCGCCCAGTCGGGGCAGCCCGCGCGCGTGGTCGTCTACCGACGGCCGATCGAGTTGCGCGCCGAGGATCCGGAGGACCTCGCCGACCTGGTGCACGACGTCGTCGTCGAGCAGGTCGCCCATCTGCTGGCGCGCACACCCGAGGAGATCGACCCGCACTTCGAGGGGCGCTGA